In one window of Janthinobacterium sp. 1_2014MBL_MicDiv DNA:
- a CDS encoding DNA-3-methyladenine glycosylase I, which translates to MNLIRCSWANPANPRYVAYHDTEWGVPCHDERRLFEMLNLEGAQAGLSWETILNKRETYRAAFDNWDAEKIAAYGPDKVAQLLLDPGIVRNRLKVAAAITNAQAYLRLREEGQTLDSFLWAYVDGQPIVNSWQPGEFPAKTALSDRLSKDLLKRGFKFVGSTIIYAYMQGIGMVNDHAPACFCRAGR; encoded by the coding sequence ATGAATCTCATCCGCTGTTCCTGGGCCAATCCGGCCAACCCCCGCTACGTCGCGTACCACGACACGGAATGGGGCGTGCCCTGCCATGATGAGCGCCGCCTGTTCGAGATGCTGAACCTGGAAGGGGCGCAGGCTGGCCTGAGCTGGGAAACCATCCTGAACAAGCGGGAAACCTACCGTGCCGCCTTCGACAACTGGGACGCGGAAAAGATCGCCGCGTATGGCCCGGACAAGGTGGCGCAGCTGCTGCTGGACCCCGGCATCGTGCGCAACCGCCTGAAGGTGGCGGCCGCCATCACGAATGCGCAAGCCTACCTGCGCCTGCGCGAAGAGGGGCAGACGCTCGACAGTTTCCTGTGGGCGTATGTCGATGGCCAGCCCATCGTCAACAGCTGGCAGCCGGGCGAGTTTCCCGCCAAGACGGCCCTGTCGGACAGGTTGTCGAAAGACTTGCTCAAGCGGGGTTTCAAGTTCGTCGGTTCGACCATCATCTACGCCTACATGCAGGGCATCGGCATGGTCAACGACCATGCGCCCGCCTGCTTTTGCCGCGCGGGGCGCTGA